A window of Macaca mulatta isolate MMU2019108-1 chromosome 7, T2T-MMU8v2.0, whole genome shotgun sequence genomic DNA:
cggtgaaaccctgtctctactaaaaaatacaaaaaaaaaaaaaaaaaccaaaaactagccgggcgaggtggcgggcgtctgtagtcccagctactcgggaggctgaggcaggagaatggcgtgaacccgggagacggaggttgcagtaagctgagatccggccaccgcactccagcccaggcgacagagcgagactctgtctccaaaaaaaaaaaaaaaaaaaaaaaaaagataatccaagATGGTTACCAAGACTGTTGAGGACACCAAAGATCCTGAGTACTTTCTAAATACCTGGCAATACGCTAAGCCCTCTCACCTTTTCCCCCTGGCAAAACATGATCAAAAGCAGAATGTTTTGATCATGAGAAAATTGCATTTAATTTGAATACAATTTATTTACAACATAAAGGATAATGTCTATATCATCACCATTACTGGTATTTGCTGGTTATGTTAGATGtcggttttaaaaaataacaatcagatgtttttaaaaaaatcttattttgaaaatttccaaAGTAATACATGCCATGCATAGACCATTTCTGGAAGATACCACAAGAAGCATGTAATGGTGATTACCTCTGAAGGTCTGTTTTCCCCTCTGTcctgtgtgtggttttgttttgttttactgtggGCATAAATTAATTTTTCAGTTAAGTTTTGTAAGCTTAAATAACTCTCCAAAAGTCACAAAGCCAGTAACTGGTTGAGCCCCAATTCAAACCCAGTCTGTCTGATACTTGTCCTCTTCTTAGAAAAGATTACAGCGATGCTCTCACAAAATCTTTCTGCCTTCCCTCAAACAGAGTTCCAGGCAGGATGAATCTGCGCTCTGACCCCTGAGGCATTTATTATGTTCTTATTATTAGAAGCTCAGTTGCAAAGAGCTCTCTTAGCTTTTAATGTTGTGAAAAAAATCAGGTCTTCATTAGATTCCCCAATCCACCTCTCGATGGGGCTAGTAGCCTTTCCTTGATGATAGGGTGTTTCTAGAGAGATATAGCTGGTCAAGGTGGCCTGGTACTCCTCCTTCTCCCCACAACCTTCCAGACATGATAGAGTAGCTGCCTTTTAGGATCATGTACCCTGAATATAAGTGTATTTAAAAGaattgtatacacatatatttagtgTCAGTCTGTATATTTAGTAGCACTAACACTTCTCTTCATTTTCGATGAAAAATATagagtttataatattttctttccacttCCCCATGGATGGTCTAGTCATGCCTCTCATTTTGGAAAGCACTGCTTCTGTAACATTAGGCAATGTATTCCCAACCTGGCTAGTTTACAGCAATCACCTGTGGATGCTAATTAAAACGCAAATCCCACTGTCACATGCATTACTCCATTTGATCATAATGAAAACTATGTTCTGTCCCATTTGCCATAGTCCTCACCTATCCCTGTTGTATTTTATCTGGTCCAACTCAACCATTTAAGGTATTTGCCAGCTCTTATATGCATttaggttttgtttctttgttttctagctCATGAAATTAGGTACAAAATCAGAGAGGGATCTGGCATATAAACCCTCGGCAGAAATAAAGAGGTTTTGTTGTTTGGTAAGAACATACCTTggattgggccgggcgcagtggctcatgcctgtaatcccagcactttgggaggccaaggcaggcagatcactagaggttgggagttcgagaccagcctggccaacatggtgaaaccccgtctctactaaaaatacaaaaattaaccgggcatggtggtgtgtgcctgtagtcccaggaatcacttgaaccaaggcagaggttgcagtgagctgagatctcgccactgcactccagcctgggcaacagaatgagattccatctcaaacaaacaaacaaacaaacaaacaaacaaaaaaccaacaaaaacaacaaaataaaacatacctTGGGTTGATCCGCTTAGGAACCTGAGGTAATAATAACAACATCTGCCACGTATAGAGCAATTGCTATATCCCAGGCACTCTTCTAGACACTTAATACAGTTTAGAAAATCAGGTGGGTGTAGATCGAGGCAGGAGCAGGAACCAAAAAGAAAGGAGtaaacataaggaaaaaaaatggaaggggTGGAAACAGAGTACAGTAACATGAGTAATTTGATGGGGCTATTATGAACTGAGAAATGACCTTTGAAAAGTAGCTTGGAGCCAAATCATGTAGACTCTTGAGTGATGTGTTTAAGAATGCTATGAGTGCTGAGAAGCCATCAGAAGTGCTTGAGAGCATCCAGAAAAAGGTTCTTAAAAATGCAGCACAATCTCCAGTGACAGAAGATACTGCTAGAAACCtgctagaaaaaaacaaaaaagtcatgtATAGAGGAATTATGAGGGAAAGATACCAAGTAATGGTTTATTCCTCAAAATGGAGGTGGCTTGTTGGGAAGGGGGAAGCTCATTTGGCCAGAGTGGAAATGGAATTGGGAGAAATCGATGATCAAATGTAAACACTTGGTGCCTGATGGAGCTTGAGACCAAGTTAGCCCCAAGTGAAATACCCTGGCAATATTAATGTGTCTTTTCCCTATGTTCCTCAGGTACTCCAAAGATTCAGGTTTACTCACGCCATCCACCAGAGAATGGAAAGCCAAATTTCCTGAATTGCTATGTGTCTGGATTTCATCCATCTGATATTGAAGTTGACTTACTGAAGAATGGAGAGAAAATGGGAAAAGTGGAGCATTCAGACTTGTCTTTCAGCAAAGACTGGTCTTTCTATCTCTTGTACTACACTGAATTCACCCCCAATGAAAAAGATGAGTATGCCTGCCGTGTGAACCATGTGACTTTGTCAGGGCCCAGGACAGTTAAGTGGGGTAAGTCTTACATTCTTTTGTAAGCTGCTGAAAGTTGTGTATGAGTAGTCATATCATAAAGCTGCTTTGATATTAAAAAAAGTCTATGGCCATACTACCCTGAATGAGTCCCATCCCATCTGATATAAACAATCTGCATATTGGGATTGTCAGGGAATGTTCTTAAAGATCAGATTAGTGGCATCTGCTGAGAGATTGCTGCACAACATGGTTTCTGAACCAGTAGTTTCCCTGCAGTTGAGCagggagcagcagcagcacttGCATGAATACATATGCACTCTTAACACTTCTTACCTACTGGCTTCCTCTAGCTTTTGTGGCAGCTTCAGGTATATTGAGCACTAACGAACATCTCAAGAAGGTATAGACCTTTGTTTGTAAGTCCTGTGTATCCTAGCGTCCTATAATCCTGGACTCCTCCAGTACTCTCTGGCTGGATTGGTATCTGAGGCTAGTAGGAAGGGCATATTCCTGCTGGGTAGCTCTAAACAAGGTATACATGGATAGGAACAGCAGCCTATtctgccagccttatttctaaCCATTTTAGACATTTGTTAGTACatggtattttaaaagtataacttaatgtcttcttttttctttctccactgtcTTTTTCATAGATCGAGACATGTAAGCAGCATCATGGAGGTAAGTTTTTGAccttaagaaaatgtttttgtttcactATCCTGAGGACTATTTATAGACAGTTCTAACAGGATAACCCTCACTATGTGGAGAACATTGACAGAGTAGTGTTTTAGCAGGCAAAGAAGAATCCTACAGGGTCACATTCCCTTCTCCTGTGGTGTGAAGAAGGTGTGTGGCCCCGGGTGTGGCCGCATTACTGACCCTCGACAGAGAGGGCAAAGGAACTGCCAGTATGGTATTGCAGGATAGAGGCAGGTGGTTACCCACATTACCTGCAAGGCTTTGATCTTTCTTCTACCATTTCCACATTGGACATCTCTgctgagaagagaaaatgaatcaCTCTCTTCCTTTGTATAATAGTTGTTTTATTCTTCAGACAGAAGAGAGGAGTTATACAGTTCTGCAGACGTCCCATTCCTGTGTGGGGACTGTGTTTGCCTCTTAGAGGCTCCCAGGCCACTAGATGAGATAAAGGGAACCAGATTGTTAAAACTTGATGTAGTGATACTACA
This region includes:
- the B2M gene encoding beta-2-microglobulin isoform X1 — protein: MSPSVALAVLALLSLSGLEAIQRTPKIQVYSRHPPENGKPNFLNCYVSGFHPSDIEVDLLKNGEKMGKVEHSDLSFSKDWSFYLLYYTEFTPNEKDEYACRVNHVTLSGPRTVKWGKSYILL
- the B2M gene encoding beta-2-microglobulin precursor (The RefSeq protein has 1 substitution compared to this genomic sequence), producing the protein MSRSVALAVLALLSLSGLEAIQRTPKIQVYSRHPPENGKPNFLNCYVSGFHPSDIEVDLLKNGEKMGKVEHSDLSFSKDWSFYLLYYTEFTPNEKDEYACRVNHVTLSGPRTVKWDRDM